TGATCCAGATGGTGATACAGAGGATGAAGCCTACGGTGAAGATGAGACGGGTCCAGACAGTTTTGACGACTCATTTGAAGCAATAGAATCGTCAGTTCCATTAGGATCATTACCCATTGATGCAATTACAGAGAATTTCAGCGACCCTGACGAATACTTTTGAAGATTCCCCCCACGTTGTATATCGTAGAAAGTAAATTATTTATAAAATCTCACGTCCATGCTAATTCATCATCTTAAGTCTCGTGTGCGTAGAGATAATCTGAGGTTGTACAGATCAAAAGTCCAGAATGCTTGCTTAAAGAGTCATGCCCAATGTGCATTAGCTGGTGGAAGGCGTGATCCGGAGAGCGAGCGAGCGAGCCACGCCTTTACAGTGTAGTGTGGTACCCTCGCGAAGCTAACTTAAAATTATAGCCCAGCCCACCTCGCTGGATAAATCGTGACATTTAGGGCCTCGGATGCTCCCGCCGAAGATAATTGAAGCCCTACGATCAAAGTCACATCACGGTATCATACACTTTTAACCTTTCCGAAGTTGCAAAAACATGTTATTTTGTCCATAATTGTAGCTCATTGAGTGGCAGCTTCCTCAAACTAAAATTTCGTTTGCACCGTTTGAGATTACAAAAGCCATGTTCTTGTTCGCTTCATATTTTGCAAAATCTGGTTATGAAAAATGATTATACGAACGAAATTACAAGAACCAGGCAACCAGCAAAAGCTATTTTTGGTAAAGTatggattttattttatttttttactattaaaaaacctataatttaaatacaaaaacaaatgaaaatttgGTTATTCAAAATCAATACCTTTAATCAATTAAAAATTGTAAATTGATGATTTACCAAGAACAAGTGCAAATTGATCTTTTACCCAGATTTTTTTTCACCTCTTACCACTCTTCACACCCTTCCTATCCTCCTCCTCAGTCGTCAAgcacaaaattcaaaaatctgGTAGCAAGAAGAGCTCTAAACTCTTTTAACTAAATTACATTTGTTTGGTCCAccatgaaaattaaaattagaTTAGGATGCaaatgtgtttggatagtggattatttggaataatgtTTTGAAAGAAACATTATAGTACTTTTTTAATGTGGCATACattagataaaaaaataattgaaaaatatattgatAACGCAAACAAATAAAGTTTGATAAATAATCTATCGTCCAAACAAATACACGCAATTCCAAACGCAATCTACTAGCTATTTTTGGATCAGCTattttttgggatgtttttaaaaaattttactatagcagagtttttagagtacattttgagatatttttagaaaatattttgaaatatttaagagtagtagagtttttaaaatatattttgagatattttttaaacattaaaaaaatttaaattactTTTTAGAATGTCTTTTaaaagtactttttaaaaatttttataatatttaaaaaactgAAGGATCCAAACACAGCTGTTAACGGGATTAGTTTATTGGTTGAGAAATCGGATCATGGGAGGCTGCCAGATAGATTTGATGGTAACGTAGAACGGTAGAAGAGCAGTAGTTCTGATCGCAATAGACTCCTACTTTAACTTCTCATAACTAACGCGGATACGTATTACGACTGCGCGCTGCGCCGGGTGGCCATTGCATTGCATTGCCATTCAGAACTTTCTCCGAAACTCAGCTCGATACGACAAGACATCCCTTCTTCGCTCTGgtttttgctttctttctttcagCTGGTACCATCCAAGGACCCATCAGCGTATGAAACCAAATCTTTCCTAGGCCCGCCAAACCCCACCCAACTGGGGGTCATTCAATTTGCGGGAAGATTCAGATTTTGCACCCCGACGtattcttcttctcttttttggGCTCCCCTTTTGTCCTTGTTATCAATCAATCCAATAATAATAATCAAAAGAAGCGACAAAATCTTCTCCTAGAATGTTGCATTAGTTCATTCATTCAACAAACTCAATGTAGAAGAATCTTCCTTTTTTGTCCAATTTTGCTCTCTATCACCCCTTATGGTCTCAAATTTTTCGAGTTATACATTTTAACATATGCTCAAACTAGTTATGTATACTGGGAAAAGCTTTTTGGAGTTTTGTCATGGTTAGTTTTTCTTATCAATTCAGAGTATGCTAGAAGATGAAGATGTTCTGCTGTATCTAAATTTCATCCTGACATCGACTATTTGCATTCCCAAGCTTTTCTTGGTCATAATGTTCTTATGTCCTATataattccttttttttccctttttttgttcttctccataaattattaagttgaaattTGAAACTATTCTCTTAAGTTCTTCTGCCTTGATTAAGTTAGTTGTTTTATCCGTAGGTGTAAAAGGAGTTTAAAACATGTAGTAGAGGATGTAGACAAAATGGTTCTTGTGCTTCTCCATGCATGAGGGCTGTtctttaattaaataaatatgtTGCTTTTTCATGAAACTTTTAGTGTTGGAAAAAATTTAATCGAGATTTTGAATAATTAGAGACCATAACGAACTTCTTACCAGGATATTCACATCACACTTTGGCAACCAGTTATGACGACTGATACGACCGCACCAAGTTATTGGCTGAACTGGAGGTTCTTGCTGTGTGCAATATGGATATTAGCAGCTATGGTAGGTGCAGCAATTTTAATATGGAGGTTTGAAGGTTTTACTAAGTCAAAAGGCAAGCAAAGAGACTTTCAGAAGAAAAAGGTTGGAGTTTTGTACAAAGATGAAGCTTGGAGGACCTCTTCAAAAAGAATACATCCTGCTTGGTTGCTGGCATACAGAGTCATTGCTTTCAGCATGCTATTAGGAATTCTCATTGGAGATGTTGTTCTCCATGGTGCCCGCATATTTTACTTTTACACCCAGTACGATGTGTTTCCATGCTTTTAAACAATTGGAGAAGTCAATCATGTCGAGTTTGCCAGCTATTTCTGTTTGCTGAATGTCCTTGGAATTTGCTACTTTTGTGCCTGTGCACTACTCTTCAAATGCATCCAAGACCGATTTCCATTAACTGTTCAAACGTTTTTTCACTGTGTCGTATAATGTCTTCTAGAGAAGTGATTCTTCCTGGTTTTCAAAACTTTTTTCCTTAAAAGCCCCTTTGGCTGCAAATAGGGTGCACAAGACATGTTAATTGGTTATCTACACTGTTGAATACCTTTCATCTGCTGTCCAAGGTTTTTAATGCTTTTGGTGCTGGCAGGTGGACATTTACTACGGTTATCATATACTTTGGGGTATGTTACAGAGCTTTTCCATCTATGCCATTCTGGTATATTGCTGATTTTAAGATTATGTGCCAATTGTTGTATCCCCTTCCCATTGTAGTTTACCTGAATTACCTAAAAGGCGACACTAACTTCTGATACTATGTGTTCGAATATGTTGGATGTGTAAAGAAAAGGATACAAGCCAAGAATAAGAACTAGAACAAGAATGAATTATTTTTCTGTCCTTCACATAGTATACGATTGCAGTCTAACGCGCAAATGAATGTGgatatcaagattttttttttaatttcggTTTTACAGTAAATCTTCCTCCTGATGCATTTGGTTGTTTGCTTGATACTGTAGGCAGCATCTTATTTCTCGCTACATGGATGTCTCCATTGTCACAATGAAATTTCCGGAgctgattttgttcattcagATGCAGAGAAAGGAACTTACGTGGCCCCTTCACTTGGAGAGGATGGAAATGCACACTGCAGTCCAAGAAACTCCAATTCACATGGAGAGCCTTGTGCTCGTAAAACTGCTGGTGCAGGGGGTTATGCCTTCCAAATACTTTTCCAGGCAAGTTTCTTCAGTTTCAATCTTGGCAGTGTAGTCTGAACTTGTTTTTGCCAAGTATTACATATTCTTTTACACTCATGGTTTTCCTgcattttctttttggtttgaGGTGAGGGTAAGATCTAACTCTAACAGTACCAGTTTACTTCTTTGTCTAGAAATTGCTTATTTTCAGTTTTTACGTCTTTAATGTTTCTCCTCAGCTTCAGGAGCATAGACATTCAGATTGGACATAAGTTTATTGTGAAGCGTACCAAGTTTTAATTTAGAGAAATGTATTGAAGTTATATTTGATGGACTGCATAGTTTGGACAAAATTCTTCACTTATGTTACCTGGAGTGTGATAAAATCTACTTCTGAAAACCAGTTTCCCATATTCAACATTGAACTTGATGTGGTGGTACCCGGACATTTGAAGAGTCCAATATAGTGATGAAATCTTATAGTAGGACTTGAAGGATAAAGATGCATGATCACATTCAGATTTTGGACCTCTAGACAGACATGATAAAGCGTGCTAGTAAACTGCAGGATAGCAGGCCTCTGATCATCATCCAAAATTTGGCCTGTTATCTTAATTCCACTGCGTCGTCACCTCTTTCTTTTCGTTATGTACTGTGACTCATGTGATTTGGTTATTTGTTCCTGCAGCAACATGCTGAAATCTTGTCTGATCTCTTTGCTTTTGCTTGTAGACCTGTGCAGGTGCTGTGGTGCTGACTGACATCGTTTTCTGGCTCATACTCTTCCCAAAAGCGCACAGACTAAATTTTGTGAGTATGGGGTCCTGCCAAAGACAAATATAGTAACAAATACTAATAGAAAATTTCTTAACAAGCTAAGTTGTTTCTAAGATGTTTGGTTATGCTGTTGTTGCCATGAAATGGTAGGCACGATAAATCATAACTTTCTAGGTCCTCATGTACAGTATTGCGCTTCCTGGTAAATAATTAGCACTGCTACAATTCTTTTGTATTTGACATGGCACGGGCTTAGTTCACTTCCTTTGTACTATTTGAATTGCAAAGTAAAGATGTGCTTTTGCCCACTGCAGTTTAAAGTTTGTATGCATTCTGTCAATGCTGTTGCCCTCTTTGGTGATGTGACTTTAAATGGCCTGGTAATcacgcttttttttttttcttcatcctTCCAAGTTGCTTTGGTTTCTATGTCATTCTAGAATCTCTAAAAACGATTGTTCGGCTTCAGCGTTTTCCTTCCTTCCGAGTGGCATATTTTATTTTGTGGACATCGATGTTTGTCATTTTCCAGTGGATTATCCATGCCTTTGTTTCTATGCAGTAAGTTAATTCATTTTCTGCCCCTTCCTCTTCCATCACCTGTTCTTTATGGCTGGCTAGAAGCCATATTGTAAAATTTTTAAGGAGTATCCAACCGATATATGTCAATGTGGCAGGTGGCCATATCCTTTTCTGGATTTGTCTTCTCCGTATGCTCCTGTCTGGTATGCTCCCTTCCTCTTATAATTAAGATCTTTCGGTTATTAGAACCTGGTAGCGTCTTAGCAGGATTGGCCTTTTTGCGGCACCTTTACTACTACTATAGTTTGTTCAAACCAGTTAACAAATGTCGTGAACAAATCTTGTACAGGTATTTGGGCGTTGGACTGCTTACAGTCCCATGTTTTGGCATCGTTGCTCTTGTAATCAGGATCAAGAAATCTTGTTTGTCCCAGAATAACATTGGAACGTGAGGTGGGATAGGATCGAATCCTTCTTTCCAGCAAACAGGTCTCTCATTCTTTTAACAGGATATCCACTTCTTACAAGGAAGCTTGTGGATATATTTACCCAATTTTTTTATGGGAAATCGTCTCCCGTTTAGTTTTGTCAGATCGGACATTATTAATTGCCGAGTTGAGAAATAAGCAAATGTAAACTTTGTAAATGCTATATACTTtcaatgagtttgtttggataagagtttatttggatgatttatttgagatatttactgtagcactttttgtgatgtgatgtatgtgagataaaaaggtgattgggaaaataaaaaggtgattgggatttgTGAGAATAAATTAAGCAAACCAAATTCTCTCTATTCCTGGTTCATTTGTGTTTTAAACCTTCCACTTGTGTAACCGGTTGCTTTCCATTGAAGCAACGACGACCAGTCATGGAATGGGATGATACTCAGATGGATTTTTACCCAACTTTTTAAGGTGAAAATTAGtattaaaaaaaatccaaatatgTTAAATGGGAAAATGAACAATTCAGCCATACCCTTATTTTCCTGAATTTTCTTTCACTGGATCCGTGCattttaatataatataaataagAAAGGGCTAGTTTCTTCAGTCCAAGCTGAGAAAGTGGCAGCAAAATTGAAGACTTTCTGCTTGACGTCAAAGTGATAGTTATCATCAAAATGAGGCTTAATAGATCTCACCCCCGTATGATTACACTACCAATTACAGAACCTACTCCAACCCAAGCATTTTTCCAGGTGTAGTAGTGAGTGAACTGGCAAAAGGTACTATCAAAAAAACCGGGAaactaaaagaaacaaaacgGTTAACTACTAAAAAAACATGCACGCCCAGATGGCAAATTTTCTGCTGAAattggaaaaagagaaaaataaaaataaaaccctttttttttcttttcaaacaaATGGAAGTTGAAGTAATTGATTTGTTTCCCCTCAATAGCAGTCAAAATATTAAAAGGTGTTTGGAATCAGACTGACGTGCAAAAGATTGTTCAGCACAGCCCAGATAATCAAATAGAGCCTATGAACAAACATTATTGTTTAACAGTCTCATCATTTCCCAAACTGCCCAATTATTTCAATGCAACATTAATATGAAGTTAAAGAGACAAGAAACACAGTACTGTGAAACTTAAATCCCAGATTAGCTGCTCAAGCAGAATCCGATCTCCATGAGTTGATCTTGTTTCTGAAAACTTGGCCGCTAACACTCTGGCCCTTCCTCCTGCAAGCGCAACTGCCAGCCGCACTAATAAGTAAATACGATATTGCTCAGCTCTTTAATTCCAGAATAAATAAAGTGGAAAAGGGTGTAAGTGACGTCAGCCCTACCTGAGTCTTGGCAAACTCTAGGTCTGTCCAAATCGATAATTTTTGGCCCAAGGCGTGAATGATTAAATTATTCCCGTCGACGGCCCAACGTCAGCCCACGGATTCGTATAGGTCCAGTGTGTATCTCGGGCCAGATTGCAAATTGGACACCTAGATAGTTGGACATGATCTGAGCTGGAGCTGAGCCGGGGCTAGATTAACGACCGTAAATAGGctagatttatttttttttcgcTTAAGGGATTCCAACCTTTCGTTTAAAGAATGTATATAAACCGGGAAGAGATGCCAAAACATGGTCGTCCTCCATGTGCATTGCACGTGGTTTTGTGTgagaatttttttgttttgatgaaTATTCGTGTGTTGGAATCCAAAAGAGACTAATAGAAAGGCTCTTCTTTTGTTGTCTTGGAAGTTGGAACGAAAAAGGTTTTGCATGTATGTATGAAAAGCATAAAAAAGTAAAGCATGCATCTGTTCGGACTCTCTGTCCAATGTGCCAAGTAACACGTTTCACCGCCTCCCCTCTCAGAAACTTTCTCAAAGTCTCTcacttctcaaatttttttccccTGCTCTTCGGTTGCCCACCAGAACAGAATAGAAAAAAGGCAGATGACTCCTTTGTCTCACCCATTTCTCCTCACTTCTTCGTTAATGGTCGATTCCTCTCAAGCTCTCTATTCAAATAATAGTAAAGAGGAAACAAAGATGAAGGGGGAAGATGTTTGATTCATCTCAGTCATCTGAatcatttttttccccaaatGTAATCATGGTAAACTTTCACCCTTTTTGCCTATGTTTAATGTccctgttttctttcttttttttcggtAACATTTTCCTTCTTTGTTTTGATTCAGTCTCTCCAAACGCAGGAGCAAGAACCATTGTCCCTCTACTAAGATGTGGAAAAATCTGATATAGGTACCCaaaatatctagaattttttccCTTCATAAACAATTTTGTTGACAGATTTCATTTTTTGTGGGTTTTGTTGGAACTTTTTTTTCAGAAATATGTGTCCATTTATTGTTTATTTAAAGTTTACGATTTAGGTTTGAGAATTTATTAAAAGGTAAGGTTTGTATGACctcatttcttattttattgCGCATatattttatctatttttttctttcttctactTTCTCCTGAGCTTAGAGCATTTCAAACcattaatgaaaaattttaggaggtctaaaaggaaaaaagggaaaaatttgaAAGGTTCTTCTCACGTGAGTTGTTTACTATTTTTAATTTCCAATGGTAAAATTCAAGCTGAACAAATAATTTATTGTTTGACAAGTAAATATGAAatgcaaaattttttctttccattatGCCCTAATTACTTACTCTCTTGCAGTATGTTTTATATGTCCTTTCTTCCTAATATTTCTTTGGCACATAGCATCTCAGACCATTATTGACAAATTTTAGATAATTTCTTCTCACGTGAATTTCTACCCTATTCTTATATATCAATGGTGGAATTCAAGTTTAAAACGTAATACCTTAACCTTTCAACCAATATTTTTTCTTCAGCAAGAATAACATGCAAATGTCTCGCTGTTGGAGATCCTGTTTTCTTGgcaccttttttttccttttagatttgttattagtttttttttccagtGTTGTAGTTGCATGTTTGAAGATTTTGTCATGGATTACTAACATTCCTTAGTGGATGAATGGTAAGTTTTATGGAACTGAAAAGTACTTgttatatattttcttttgatCGATAAAGAAAATAGTTAGCCATCTTTCTTTAAATTTGAGGGATTTCTCAATTTTATGTGGTGCTTTAAGGCTGTAAATTTTGGCTCTTGTGCAATATAGCAGAAGGTTACTCTATTCCCTAAGTTTGTTCTTGAGCATGGTAAATGTTCAATGCATTTTGGTTGGCTTTGCTTTAGGTGGTTTTACTCCCTAGCTCTTTGGAATGATCAAGAACAAATGGTCGTTTTTGCAAGGGGGCGAGGACCTTTTTGCTTGCATGGTGCTAGATAATTATCCCATTTACCAAGCttttattgtctccaaacgagGCTAGAATCATTGGAGTTCATAGTCAGCTTTCCTAATACAACCTGAGAACCTATATTGTATCCTACCCTGTTTCTTTAGCAAATGCTCTCTCTACCTCTCTCTACATCAGAGACACACACtacattctattttttttttatttccttctatagtttcctttttctgtttttaaatAGACTAATAGGTCATCTGCATGGTTTTCTAAACACCATCAAATGTTCAAACATGTTAGAGATGCTACTTCGATTTTGTTGACTTGATATATGATGAATCAAGAAGCCAATTATATTTTAAGAGATGCTATGCACCTACTTAGATCAGAAGTTGTAGTGGTTTTACTGAAAAATGTTGTTCACATTTTGGTTGTTGATTATTATAGAAATTGACTACTGTCACATTGGCTAAGGTCCTAAGGATGACTTGAGACGTTGTGAAgaggaggatgatgatgatgttgcTATTCAAGAAAAGGCAAGGCAGTGAGATGATTGGAAAAATGATAACCTACATCGTGTTGGCAATAAGAAGCTCAATTCTTATAGAGATTATTTTCATGTGGATGGTAATTCTTGTAATGTTAGTCTTGTATCTTATAGATAAATAGATAATTTTAACTTCAGTAGCAGTGAAAGTCTAATTATCCATTTCTTAGCTTTTATCATACATTTGTTTTAGtaaataataattcaaatacAACAAACTTATTTCTTTTCTgtgaatatcaaaattgacctgTGTCCAGCTATTATTCAATTGTGGATTAACCCTACTAAACATCCTATAACAAAAAATATTATTCTAATTTATGACTTAGTTTTTGTTAAAAGATTAACACATTAACACACTTAAAAAATATTATgcaatttttttcatatataatatttataact
This portion of the Coffea eugenioides isolate CCC68of chromosome 11, Ceug_1.0, whole genome shotgun sequence genome encodes:
- the LOC113754332 gene encoding uncharacterized protein LOC113754332 isoform X1, which produces MDIHITLWQPVMTTDTTAPSYWLNWRFLLCAIWILAAMVGAAILIWRFEGFTKSKGKQRDFQKKKVGVLYKDEAWRTSSKRIHPAWLLAYRVIAFSMLLGILIGDVVLHGARIFYFYTQWTFTTVIIYFGAASYFSLHGCLHCHNEISGADFVHSDAEKGTYVAPSLGEDGNAHCSPRNSNSHGEPCARKTAGAGGYAFQILFQTCAGAVVLTDIVFWLILFPKAHRLNFFKVCMHSVNAVALFGDVTLNGLRFPSFRVAYFILWTSMFVIFQWIIHAFVSMQWPYPFLDLSSPYAPVWYLGVGLLTVPCFGIVALVIRIKKSCLSQNNIGT
- the LOC113754332 gene encoding uncharacterized protein LOC113754332 isoform X2, with the protein product MTTDTTAPSYWLNWRFLLCAIWILAAMVGAAILIWRFEGFTKSKGKQRDFQKKKVGVLYKDEAWRTSSKRIHPAWLLAYRVIAFSMLLGILIGDVVLHGARIFYFYTQWTFTTVIIYFGAASYFSLHGCLHCHNEISGADFVHSDAEKGTYVAPSLGEDGNAHCSPRNSNSHGEPCARKTAGAGGYAFQILFQTCAGAVVLTDIVFWLILFPKAHRLNFFKVCMHSVNAVALFGDVTLNGLRFPSFRVAYFILWTSMFVIFQWIIHAFVSMQWPYPFLDLSSPYAPVWYLGVGLLTVPCFGIVALVIRIKKSCLSQNNIGT